Part of the Desulfuribacillus alkaliarsenatis genome, AAAACCTTCAACGACTTAAATTTAGTGACACGTGAAGAATATAATGCTTTGTTAGAACGTGTAGAGTCTTTAGAAAAATTGCAAGCTAACAATAAAAACCAAGCAGATTAATTATGTTTAAAACACGTTATCGTCATATAAGTCGTTATCGAAAAATCGTTAACACACTAGCAAAGCATGGGTTTGGATTCTTAATCGATCAAACAAGAATAATTGATTTGTTTGGCAAGGATAAACACCAAGAAGTTTTAACATCTAAGATACATGCTAAAAAATCCAGGGGCGAACGAATACGACTTGTTTGTGAGGAATTGGGACCTACATTTATTAAACTTGGTCAGATTGCAAGCACTAGACATGACATTTTCCCAGAGGATATTATTTCTGAATTAGAAAACTTACAGGATAACGTTAGTTCTTTTTCATATACAGAGGTTAAAAAAATTATAGAGTCAGAGCTTCTGCAACCAATTGAGAACATTTTCTTAAGTGTCGAAACTGAACCTATTGCTACAGCTTCAATTGGCCAGGTTCATAAAGCTCGATTAAAATCAGGTCAACCTGTTGCAGTCAAGGTTCAAAGACCAGATATTACAGAAACGATTGAAACTGACTTAGATATACTGTTTGACATTGCAAGAATATCTGAAAATAGAACAGAATGGGGAAAGCAATATCATCTATATGAGTTAGTGGATGAATTCGCTTTTTCTATTCGCAGTGAACTTAACTATTTGCAAGAAGCTCGAAACACTGAGAGAATAAAAAGCAATTTAAAGAATACAGACTATCCTATTTACATACCTGAAGTCATCTGGGATTACACAACAAAAAAAGTAATAACCCTTGAATACCTCGATGGCGAAAAACTTACTAAGACTACTGATAAGTTCATAAACACTGACGATAAAGAACTGATTGCTACTACAATGATAGAAGCAATGTTTCATATGATATTGAATGATGGCATATTCCACGCTGACCCACATCCTGGAAATATGCTTTTATTAGAAAATAACTCAATTGGTTTATTGGATTTCGGCATGGTTGGAAAGGCTTCAAAAAGCATACAAGAAAGCTTTATTAATATATTAATTGGTCTAATGCGTAAAAATACTGGAACAATTGTAAAGGCTATACACTCAATCGGAATAGTTCCAGATGGTACTGACATAAAGCGCTTCCACCAGGATATAGATGTCTTACGGGATAAATATTATTATGTTCCTTTTAGCGAAATACATCTAGGTGAGGCAATAAAAGATTTGTTTGCCGTAACTAGAAAACATGGCATATTAGTCCCTACAGAATTTTTACTATTAGCTAAAGCGCTAATAACTTTAGAAGGATTAGTAGAAACATTAGCTCCTAAGCTAAATATAGTGCAAATTGCCGAACCTATGGGAAAAAAATACTTAAAGACACAGTACTCACCAGAAAATTTATTAAGGCGATTTACAGAAGAAGCGAAGGATTACAGTGAGATATTATTAGATATACCCCGATTAACTAAGGATTTATTACAAAAAACTAAAGAAGGTAAAACAAACATAGAAATAACTGTACCTAAGCTCGACTTATTCTTAAGAAAACTTGATACTATAAGTAATCGACTTAGCTTCGCTATAATTATGCTTTCCTTTAGTATTATTATGGTAGGGTTAATCGTTGGCTCTTCATTGAATAGACATCAAACTGTGTTATGGGATGTTCCTGCGATTGAAATTGGATTTATCGTTGCTACGTTCATGTTTTTATGGTTATTGATTTCTATTTTCCGATCAGGAAGATTTTGATTTTTAACATTACTATTTATAAATTTAAAAAAAGATCTGTTGTACTGAAAATACAACAGATCTTTTTTGCTCTCTATAAAAATTATTTATTTGTTATTTCAACTCAAAATCCTTAACGGCATCTGCACAGCTCGGGCAAATCGTTGGGTGCTCCGTGTTAACTCCAATATCTGGTGTAACAATCCAGCAGCGCTCACATTTCTCCCCTTTTGCTGGTGTTACCATAACCTTTAACCCTTTCATATCCATTGCTCCCTCAGGTGCTTTCGTAGCCTCATTATGCAATGTTACTTTTGAGACAATCAAAACCTTCTCAAGGTCTTTAACTGTAGACAGTATTTCATAAGTTTCTTTAGTTGGATATAAATCAACCTCTGCCCCTAATGAGTGACCTATCACCTTCTCAGCCCTGGCTACTTCTAATGGCTTAAGAATTTCTTCTCTTATTTTAATAACCTTGTCCCACTTTTCTTCAATACTTGAATCAAGGATTGTATTATCTATAGTTGGCCAATCGGCTAACTGTGGACTTATCAAATTTGTTTCAGGTATATATTTCCATGTCTCTTCCGCAGTATGAGATAAAATTGGTGTAATCAATTTTACAAGTGACAATAGCACATCATAAATTACCGTTTGCGCTGCACGTCTAGAATGTGACCCTGGAGCGTTAGTATAAAGTCTATCCTTTAAAATATCAAGATAGAATGAGCTCATGTCAATCGTGCAGAAGTTATGGATTGCATGAAATACTATGTGAAAATCATACTTACTATAGGCATTAGTCGTTTTTTCAATTAAACGATTCAAACGTATTAAAGCATACTGATCAATTTCTTGCATTTCAGAAACATTCACTCGGTGCAATTTAACATTAAAATCATATAGATTTCCAAGTAAAAACCTTAATGTATTGCGAACCTTCCTGTATACTTCGGACATCTGTTGAAGTATGTTATCAGATATTCTTACATCGGCCTTATATTCCGCTGAAGATACCCATAATCTCAGTATATCGGCACCAAGTTTATTAACAACCTCTAACGGGTCTATACCGTTTCCTAATGACTTAGACATCTTGCGTCCTTCACCATCTACAACCCAGCCATGACTCAATACTGCTTTATATGGCGCTTGTCCCCTCGTTGCCACAGCGGTTGATAAAGATGAGTTAAACCACCCTCTATATTGATCAGACCCCTCCAAATATAAATCTGTAGGCCATTGAAGCTCACTTCTAGTAGCTGCTACAGCTGCATGACTAGAGCCAGAATCAAACCATACATCCATTATATCTTCTTCTTTTCGGAAGGATGCTCCCCCACAATCACATTTATGGTCTGTAGCTAAGAAATCCTTGGCATCACGTATCCACCATGCTTGTGATCCTTCGGCTCTAAAGATGTTTGAGATTCTTTCTATCGTTTCATCATTGATTATCTCTTTACTACATGTATCACAATACAATATTGGTATTGGAACTCCCCACACCCTCTGACGAGAGATACACCAATCGCCACGTTCAGCAATCATATTATGCATTCTTTGTTCGCCCCATGCAGGAACCCATTGTACCTTTTTAACTTCTTCAAGCATTTGCTTACGAAAGCCATCAATTGACGCGAACCATTGCTCAGTTGCTCTATAAATAACAGCACCTTTACATCTCCAACAATGAGGATATTGATGCTCTATATCGCCAATTGATAATAACGCACCAGCTTCATTTAGAGCTTCTATTACTAATTTGTTACCTTTAGCATAATATGCACCAGCAAAAGGCCCTGCTTCTTCAGTAAAGTGTCCTTTGTGATCAATTGGAGCTAAAATATCAATATTGTATTTTAACCCTACTAAATAATCCTCTAAACCGTGCCCTGGAGCAGTGTGAACACATCCTGTTCCTTGCTCAATTGTTACATGATCACCTAAAATTATAGGCGAATTACGCTCATATAGTGGGTGCGTTGTTACTATACCTTCAAGCTGGTGCCCTTTCCATGAGCCCTCTGTTTTAAAATCCTCCAATCCAAATGTCTTAACAAGCTGCTCAACTAGTTCTGTCGCTACTAGATACTGCTTATTATTTGAAATTAGTAATGTATACTCAACCTCAGGATGCACTGCTATTGCCATGTTAGCAGGTATTGTCCATGGAGTAGTAGTCCAAATAACCACATAGCTGTTATCATTATTAAGTATCCCTTTACCATCTGACACTTTAAATGTAACATAGATAGATTTACTTGATTTATCTTTATATTCGATTTCAGCTTCAGCTAATGCAGTCTCACAATCAGAGCACCAATAAACTGGCTTTTTACCTTTATAGATGTATCCCTTTTTAGCCATTTCACCAAAAACCTTAATTTGCTCAGCTTCGTATTCTGGCTTTAAAGTAATATAAGGGTTATACCAATCTCCACGGACACCTAATCGCAAAAATTGTTTTCTTTGCTTGTCTATAAATGCTAGTGCATAATCTGCACACTTTTGTCTGAAATCTATCACACTAATTGAATGACGGTCTATTTTTTCCTTTTTAATAATAGCATGCTCTATAGGAAGACCATGTGTATCCCATCCAGGTACATACGGAGCATCATAACCTTGCATTGACTTAAATTTAACAATAATGTCTTTAAGTACTTTGTTTAAAGCATGTCCAAGATGAATATCACCATTTGCATATGGAGGCCCATCATGTAATATGAATTTTTCATTGCCCTTTTTAGCATCTTGTATTTTTTCATAAATATTTATTTCGTCCCACCAGGCTTGTATATCAGGCTCTTTTTTTGGCAAATTTCCACGCATTGGAAATTCTGTCGATGGTAAATTTAATAATTTTCCGTAATCCATTTCTGTATTCCTCCATTTATTTTAAAAATAAATAATAAAAACCCCATCCCAAAGGGACGAGGTTTACCCGCGGTACCACCCTAATAACTACATGAGAATTTATCATAAAAACAAATTCTGAATTTATCATAAGACAAACTCAAATGTAATCACTTATGCCTTTAACGCAGGCTTACGTATCTTTCTACTAATAACTTCAAAAGATAAGGTAATCGGGTGATTTCTATATATAACGTTGTTCTGGCTTTCACTACCCCAGATCGCTGTTATCAATTGGTCATATATATACTTGTCCCTACATTTAATAATATTGCACTAAATTATATATAATCTTATATAATAAGTCAATTTTTATTCAATGTCTTCTATTTTCTTTGTTATTTGATTTAAATCATCCCAATCTTCATTATCAACTAGTTCTAATTGAGCTTGGATCAGTGAGCGCAATCTAGCCCGATACATTTTTGCTTGTTTTTTAAGCTCATCAACTTCCATTGCTGCTTTATGGGCTTTCATAACTGACTCATTAATAATTCTATCGGCATTTTTCTCAGCTTCTTTAATTATTAGTTTTGCCTCTTTTTTTGCATTTGACTTTACTTCTTCTGAAGTTTCTTGAGCGACTACAATTGATTTAGTTAAATTTTCTTCTAGTCTATTAAAGTGACTTGCTTTCTCTTCTAAGCCTTTAACTTGTTCTTGTAAATTTTTGTTATCTTTAATAAGTGCCTCGAAATCTTTAATAACATGATCTAAAAACTCATTAACTTCATCAATATCATACCCTCTAAGTGAGCGTGAAAACTCTTTATTACTAATATCCAACGGTGTTAAAGCCATATCCCTGCACCTCCACATTTTCTCTAATCTGACTTCTTTAGTTCTTTCGACAAAATATACAAAAATCCTGCTAAATATATTTACCGATTTGAATAGGAGTCCTACCTTTCTTATTCGCTGGTGATACCTTAAGTATTTTAAATCTACCTTTACCTCTAATCGATATAATATCATTAGCATTTACAGACGCAGCAGTATTTTCGTTAACTCCCCAATTTAGCTTGACAGTGCCTTTGTTAATTAACTCTGCAGCCTTAGACCTCGACATATTAGTCGCTGCTTTTACAATACTGTCTAGCCGCATTGAACTTACAGTGCATTCAATACTTTTAAATTCATCTTGTATATCTGGCAGTTGTTCATCATCTATCTTTTCAACATCTACTTTATAATTGCCCACTTGATACATTTGGTCCACTATGTATTCAGCAATTACACTGTCGATAATGACAAAGCATTCGTTTTCTGTAAGTTTTATATCTCCGACTTTTTCACGTTTGATTCCTTGTCCTAATATTGCGCCTAAAAAATCATTATGCTTAAGTGAGTGCTTATATTCCGTTACAGTAAGTTTTAGAGCTTGAATTTTGAAATCTGCTTTGCTATATCCCCAATCTACAGGAACTATTAGTGCCTTTTTCCTTTCGGCATTATCATAACCACCATAATAAATACATTCTAATGTAGAATAACGATTACAAAGATCTTGTAGGACTTTTTGTTTGTTAGGTTCAATAAAATCCACTAACTTGCTTTGATTCTTCTCAAAACAGAAATTAGTAATCTTCATAGCCATCTTTGCAAATGCAGCCTCTTCTTTACTGTAATAGTTGAAGATTTGTCCAGATGATTCATGTACCATTTTATAGACCTATATTTAAAAGAATCCAACCTAAAATTGATAATGTACCAATTCTAATAAAATAAAAAGCTATAAATGCGATTATCGGCGATAAATCTAAATAACCTCCACCCAATGACAACGGTGGTATAAATCCTCTAAACATAGATAAATATGGCTCTGTAAGCTTATAAATGACCTCTCCAAAACCAGTATGCTGTAAACTTGGAACCCAGGACATTATTATTCTTGCAATTAAAATGTACCAATATATTTCAAATAATAAAGCTACTGTATTCAGTATAAACACGTTTTCACCCCTAGTTTGTATTTTGCTGCCTTGTAAAGCATACACAATAAAGCATACACAGTTACTAATGAAAAATCAATAATTCTCAAAACCTCTTTTATTAATTATTATTGAATAAAATGCTACCTAATCTAACGATTGTAGCACCTTCCTCTATAGCAACTACAAAATCATTCGACATTCCCATTGATAAGTGTTTCATATCATAGTTTGCAAGACTTAATTGTGCTATCTCCTCCTTTAAGCAACGTAATCTAGAAAAAACTGGTCTAGCTAACTCTGGATCATTAAAGTATGGTGCCATTGTCATAAGGCCTACAATTTTTATGCGTTCATATTGTTCTAGGTTTCTAGCAAATTCTAAAGCCTCATTAATTGCTACACCATATTTAGTTTGCTCACCAGAAACATTTACTTGTATTAAGCATTCTACAGTTATGTCTAGCTTTATAGCTTGTTTGTTAATTTCCTTTGCTAAAGATAGCCTATCTAAAGAGTGGATTAATGAAAAATGAGGAACTATATATTTAACTTTATTTGTCTGTAGATGTCCAATAAAATGCCACTTAATGTTTCTTTTGTGATTCAATGGTAATTCATCA contains:
- a CDS encoding ABC1 kinase family protein, coding for MFKTRYRHISRYRKIVNTLAKHGFGFLIDQTRIIDLFGKDKHQEVLTSKIHAKKSRGERIRLVCEELGPTFIKLGQIASTRHDIFPEDIISELENLQDNVSSFSYTEVKKIIESELLQPIENIFLSVETEPIATASIGQVHKARLKSGQPVAVKVQRPDITETIETDLDILFDIARISENRTEWGKQYHLYELVDEFAFSIRSELNYLQEARNTERIKSNLKNTDYPIYIPEVIWDYTTKKVITLEYLDGEKLTKTTDKFINTDDKELIATTMIEAMFHMILNDGIFHADPHPGNMLLLENNSIGLLDFGMVGKASKSIQESFINILIGLMRKNTGTIVKAIHSIGIVPDGTDIKRFHQDIDVLRDKYYYVPFSEIHLGEAIKDLFAVTRKHGILVPTEFLLLAKALITLEGLVETLAPKLNIVQIAEPMGKKYLKTQYSPENLLRRFTEEAKDYSEILLDIPRLTKDLLQKTKEGKTNIEITVPKLDLFLRKLDTISNRLSFAIIMLSFSIIMVGLIVGSSLNRHQTVLWDVPAIEIGFIVATFMFLWLLISIFRSGRF
- the ileS gene encoding isoleucine--tRNA ligase, which codes for MDYGKLLNLPSTEFPMRGNLPKKEPDIQAWWDEINIYEKIQDAKKGNEKFILHDGPPYANGDIHLGHALNKVLKDIIVKFKSMQGYDAPYVPGWDTHGLPIEHAIIKKEKIDRHSISVIDFRQKCADYALAFIDKQRKQFLRLGVRGDWYNPYITLKPEYEAEQIKVFGEMAKKGYIYKGKKPVYWCSDCETALAEAEIEYKDKSSKSIYVTFKVSDGKGILNNDNSYVVIWTTTPWTIPANMAIAVHPEVEYTLLISNNKQYLVATELVEQLVKTFGLEDFKTEGSWKGHQLEGIVTTHPLYERNSPIILGDHVTIEQGTGCVHTAPGHGLEDYLVGLKYNIDILAPIDHKGHFTEEAGPFAGAYYAKGNKLVIEALNEAGALLSIGDIEHQYPHCWRCKGAVIYRATEQWFASIDGFRKQMLEEVKKVQWVPAWGEQRMHNMIAERGDWCISRQRVWGVPIPILYCDTCSKEIINDETIERISNIFRAEGSQAWWIRDAKDFLATDHKCDCGGASFRKEEDIMDVWFDSGSSHAAVAATRSELQWPTDLYLEGSDQYRGWFNSSLSTAVATRGQAPYKAVLSHGWVVDGEGRKMSKSLGNGIDPLEVVNKLGADILRLWVSSAEYKADVRISDNILQQMSEVYRKVRNTLRFLLGNLYDFNVKLHRVNVSEMQEIDQYALIRLNRLIEKTTNAYSKYDFHIVFHAIHNFCTIDMSSFYLDILKDRLYTNAPGSHSRRAAQTVIYDVLLSLVKLITPILSHTAEETWKYIPETNLISPQLADWPTIDNTILDSSIEEKWDKVIKIREEILKPLEVARAEKVIGHSLGAEVDLYPTKETYEILSTVKDLEKVLIVSKVTLHNEATKAPEGAMDMKGLKVMVTPAKGEKCERCWIVTPDIGVNTEHPTICPSCADAVKDFELK
- a CDS encoding DivIVA domain-containing protein, which gives rise to MALTPLDISNKEFSRSLRGYDIDEVNEFLDHVIKDFEALIKDNKNLQEQVKGLEEKASHFNRLEENLTKSIVVAQETSEEVKSNAKKEAKLIIKEAEKNADRIINESVMKAHKAAMEVDELKKQAKMYRARLRSLIQAQLELVDNEDWDDLNQITKKIEDIE
- a CDS encoding RNA-binding protein encodes the protein MVHESSGQIFNYYSKEEAAFAKMAMKITNFCFEKNQSKLVDFIEPNKQKVLQDLCNRYSTLECIYYGGYDNAERKKALIVPVDWGYSKADFKIQALKLTVTEYKHSLKHNDFLGAILGQGIKREKVGDIKLTENECFVIIDSVIAEYIVDQMYQVGNYKVDVEKIDDEQLPDIQDEFKSIECTVSSMRLDSIVKAATNMSRSKAAELINKGTVKLNWGVNENTAASVNANDIISIRGKGRFKILKVSPANKKGRTPIQIGKYI
- a CDS encoding YggT family protein, which produces MFILNTVALLFEIYWYILIARIIMSWVPSLQHTGFGEVIYKLTEPYLSMFRGFIPPLSLGGGYLDLSPIIAFIAFYFIRIGTLSILGWILLNIGL
- a CDS encoding YggS family pyridoxal phosphate-dependent enzyme, producing the protein MNKVAGINVDRVQTIIADTCKNANRDKGEITIVGVTKYTDANGIISCVEAGINDIGENKAQDAIAKIDELPLNHKRNIKWHFIGHLQTNKVKYIVPHFSLIHSLDRLSLAKEINKQAIKLDITVECLIQVNVSGEQTKYGVAINEALEFARNLEQYERIKIVGLMTMAPYFNDPELARPVFSRLRCLKEEIAQLSLANYDMKHLSMGMSNDFVVAIEEGATIVRLGSILFNNN